In the genome of Actinomycetota bacterium, the window GGGCCAGTACGGAAACATGATGAAACAAGTACAGAAGATGCAGGCCGATATGGCGCGTGTCGAGCAAGAGCTAAACGAAACCAACATCGAGGCAAGCGCAGGCGGCGGGGCCGTCAAGGCGGTCGTCACCGGCAAGCAGCAAATCGTTGAGATAAAAATAGACCCGTCGGTAGTCGACCCGGAAGACGTCGAAA includes:
- a CDS encoding YbaB/EbfC family nucleoid-associated protein — its product is MVKGQYGNMMKQVQKMQADMARVEQELNETNIEASAGGGAVKAVVTGKQQIVEIKIDPSVVDPEDVEILEDMVVAAVSEALRQSQELAQSKLAAVTGPLAGGLGGLGLPGF